Part of the Aestuariirhabdus haliotis genome is shown below.
TGGGGTTAGCAATTACTATCAATAAGGCACTTGGTTTACTGGTCGGTGTGAGAGGATTCGAACCTCCGACCCCGTCCTCCCGAAGGACGTGCGCTACCAGGCTGCGCTACACACCGATTTTTTGAACGCCAGCCGAACAGCTGACATGTAATAAGTCTAGAACGAATTCAGCCCTCATTCCAAGGCTGGATTGGAGCCTTTAACAGGTCACAAAGCGGTACAGATAGACCCGCCCTGCCACCTCTTCGCCCCGCTCCTGCCGTAGCACCAACTCGGCGGAGGACAGTTCCAGCAGGCCATGTTCGGCGGCCAGGCGGTCGATATAGAGTGGGCTGTGCTGATAGCGGCCGTTGGGTAACAGGGATACCTCCTGCTGGCCCTGCTCGATGGTGAATGCCAACAGCCCTCCCGGGCTAAGACGCCGGCGTACACGGTCGAACCAGGTGTCCAGCTCGCCGAGATAGATCAGCACATCGGCGGCGCAAATCAGCTGCCATTGTTCGCCGCCCTGCTCGGCGTCTTGTTCAAGGAAAGGCACAATCGAGGCCTGCTCCAGCTGCTGGTATATCTCTTTGCTGTCGGCCAGCTTGATCATATTGGCCGACAGGTCGACCCCGGCCAGATGCGTCACGGGGAGCTTTTCGCACAGGGCGGCGCCCATCAAGCCGGTGCCGCAGCCCAGGTCCAGTACCCGATCCAAATGCTCGACTCCCTGCTCCAGCAGCGTCGCGACGATGTGCCCCGGCGCGCCGTATTGCAGGCGGTGCTGCAGGTGCAGTTCGAACTTGTCGGCGTATTGATCGTACAGCGCCTCGACATATTCGTCCGGCGCCGCGCCACGGGGGGCATTGCGGCGCTCCAGAGAAGCCAGCATATGGGCCACAGCCAAATTATTCGGGTCCTGCTCGGCGGCCAGCTGATAGAGCAAGCGGGCGCCATCCTGTTCGCCTTCGTCGGCCAGATAATCGGCAAATTGCACAATCATGCCCTGCTGGGGGCTCTCCACATCGATGCAGCGCACCCGGGCCAGAGCCGCGTCCTGTTGGCCGGTTTGCATCTCCAGCAAGGCGGCTTCGCGCTGCAGGTCAAAGCTGCGATCTTCGCTGGCAAGTTCTTGCAGCAACTCCCAGGCCTTATCGGTAAAACCCTGCCGGCGCAGTGCTACTGCCAGCCCCAGCAGATACTCGCCGTTACTCGGCTGTCGTTGCAGGGCGGCGGCAAAGGCCTGCTCCATAACCTCCCATTGCAACAGGGTTTCGGCGATATAGCCCTTGTTGGCCAGATAGGCCTGCTCTTTGGGGTTGAGTTCGATGGCGCGCTCGATGGCCTCCATCGCATCTTCGTCTTTGCCCAGACGTTGTAACACCAGTGCCAGATTGCTGAGCGCCTGATCGATACGCTGCTTGCTGCTGGCCAGCTCCAGGGCGCGCTCGAGCGAGCGCCGTGCGTCTTCCAGCTGACCTTCCTGAAATTGCAGCACCCCTTGCAGATGACAGATATTGAAATCTTCCGGCTGCTCGGCCATCAGCTTGCGACAGATAGCGCGGGCAGGGCCGGTTTTGCCCTGGGCCAGCAGGGTAAACGCCTTTTGCAACAAACGATCTGGGGTCATGAATAGTTCCGTTGTTTCAGTATCAGCATAGTCCAGACAAGGGGGTCTCAGGCTGAAACAGGATTATTGCGCAGTGAGCGATTCGGGTTCAAGGCTGGTGCAATTGATACGCTGCCACTCATTCTGTTCTTGCCCAATGCAAGACTCACAGCTTCAACTACCCTCTAAGGGCGCATTATAAGAGCTGCACCGATTTTGAACAGATCGTTTTATCAATGCGGTTGTCGATAGTTAGAGAGACTTGATTGTCGCCCAGTGTAAGCGCAAGGTATAACTTCCTCATTTATCAACCGGGGAAGCGTTCGAGGCACCCATGGACCGTTCCCATTACCCATTACAGCAGATTCGCAATATCGGTTTTATTGCCCACATTGATGCGGGCAAAACTACCCTCAGCGAACGCATTCTGTTTTACAGCGGCTTCACCCACCAGATGGGCAACGTCGATGCCGGCAACACGGTCACCGACTGGATGGAACAGGAACGCGAGCGCGGCATCACCATTGTCTCTGCCGCCATCAGCACCAGTTGGCGCCAGCACCAGCTGAACATTATCGACACCCCCGGACACATCGATTTCACCGCCGAGGTAGAGCGCGCCCTGCGCATTCTCGATGGCGGCGTGGTGTTGATCGACGCGGTTAAAGGCATCGAGCCGCAAAGCGAGACCGTGTGGCATCAGGCCGAGCTGCATCATGTGCCCCGCCTGTGCTTTATCAACAAGATGGATCGTACCGGTGCCGACTTTGAGGCCAGCCTCGACAGTTTTCGTCAACGCCTCAATAGCGAACCACTGCCAATCCAGCTGCCGATTCAGGACGAACAGGGCTTTCACGGCGTGATCGACCTGGTCGGGCAGCGGGCTCTGTACTGGCAGGACGCACTGGGCAGCGAGATGATCACCACCGCGGTCCCCGAGTTGATGCAGGCGGCTTGCGATAACGCACGCACGGCGCTTATCGAGCGCGTGGCCGAAGAGGATGAAACTCTGCTGGAACGCTATTTGGCCAACCAGTCCATTACCGAGGCCGAGCTGAAAGCGGCCATTCGCCGTGGCACCCTGGCCAATCGCCTGTTCCCACTACTGTGCGGCGCCTGCCTGCGCAATTTAGGGGTGCAGCCCCTGCTCGATGCCATTGTCGATTACCTGCCATCACCGGCAGATATCGGCGAGGTCGAAGGCACTCACCCGAAGCAGAATGAGCGCATCCGCCTGCCCGCCAGCAGCGA
Proteins encoded:
- a CDS encoding methyltransferase, with product MTPDRLLQKAFTLLAQGKTGPARAICRKLMAEQPEDFNICHLQGVLQFQEGQLEDARRSLERALELASSKQRIDQALSNLALVLQRLGKDEDAMEAIERAIELNPKEQAYLANKGYIAETLLQWEVMEQAFAAALQRQPSNGEYLLGLAVALRRQGFTDKAWELLQELASEDRSFDLQREAALLEMQTGQQDAALARVRCIDVESPQQGMIVQFADYLADEGEQDGARLLYQLAAEQDPNNLAVAHMLASLERRNAPRGAAPDEYVEALYDQYADKFELHLQHRLQYGAPGHIVATLLEQGVEHLDRVLDLGCGTGLMGAALCEKLPVTHLAGVDLSANMIKLADSKEIYQQLEQASIVPFLEQDAEQGGEQWQLICAADVLIYLGELDTWFDRVRRRLSPGGLLAFTIEQGQQEVSLLPNGRYQHSPLYIDRLAAEHGLLELSSAELVLRQERGEEVAGRVYLYRFVTC